In Bosea vestrisii, the following are encoded in one genomic region:
- a CDS encoding GntR family transcriptional regulator — protein MREPVKRAKPIYVQVQDYLLDLINGPDYGPGDRVPSERALADTLGINRMTVRKAIDKLVDRNVLERNGTSGTRVPLVQVTRPIEVHSTLGITRIIRNAGGEPGNKLLHFGEEKATESIARRLDIAAGADLIMFRRLRTVNDEPFCIETSYLPAARFAGLVAEDLVAGQSLYELLRARYHVEASARDREIGVGIATDLEARLLLLQPGSPTLVLRLVARDGDGTPIEYMKSINHPHHVVFRNSTPAPQD, from the coding sequence ATGCGCGAACCCGTGAAGCGGGCCAAGCCGATCTATGTCCAGGTGCAGGATTACCTGCTCGACCTCATCAACGGGCCGGACTATGGCCCGGGTGACCGCGTTCCCTCCGAACGCGCGCTCGCTGACACGCTCGGCATCAACCGCATGACCGTGCGCAAGGCGATCGACAAGCTCGTCGACCGCAATGTGCTGGAGCGCAACGGCACCAGCGGCACCCGCGTCCCGCTGGTCCAGGTGACGCGCCCGATCGAGGTGCATTCGACCCTCGGCATCACCCGCATCATTCGCAATGCCGGCGGCGAACCCGGCAACAAGCTGCTGCATTTCGGCGAGGAGAAGGCGACCGAGAGCATCGCACGTCGGCTCGACATCGCAGCTGGCGCCGATCTGATCATGTTCCGTCGGCTGCGCACGGTGAATGACGAGCCGTTCTGCATCGAGACGAGCTACCTGCCGGCGGCGCGTTTTGCCGGGCTCGTGGCGGAAGACCTCGTCGCCGGGCAGTCGCTCTATGAATTGCTGAGAGCCCGCTACCATGTCGAGGCGAGCGCGCGCGACCGCGAGATCGGCGTCGGTATCGCGACGGACCTGGAGGCCCGCTTGCTCCTGCTCCAGCCCGGTTCGCCCACTCTGGTCCTGAGGCTGGTGGCGCGCGACGGCGACGGCACGCCGATCGAATACATGAAATCGATCAACCACCCTCATCACGTCGTCTTTCGCAACTCCACGCCGGCCCCACAGGACTGA
- a CDS encoding RidA family protein, which yields MSEIIKVKSGSKYENLNSYSRLVVAGDMIFVSNTAGRNYKTRAIASDARGQAEQAFRNIEGALAAVDASLKDVVAIKVFVPDIADMEAVGEVVGLKFRGIDPANTTTCTPLGQPELKVEFEVTAYRRRRPDEAEKRISVDLS from the coding sequence GTGAGCGAGATCATCAAAGTCAAATCCGGGAGCAAGTACGAGAATCTGAACAGCTACTCGCGGCTGGTGGTCGCCGGCGACATGATCTTCGTCTCCAACACGGCCGGGCGGAACTATAAGACCCGCGCCATCGCCAGCGACGCCAGGGGCCAGGCCGAGCAGGCCTTCCGCAATATCGAGGGCGCGCTCGCCGCCGTCGACGCCTCGCTCAAGGACGTCGTCGCGATCAAGGTCTTCGTGCCGGACATCGCCGACATGGAGGCGGTCGGCGAGGTCGTCGGACTCAAGTTCCGGGGCATCGACCCCGCCAACACCACGACCTGCACGCCGCTCGGCCAGCCTGAGCTCAAAGTCGAGTTCGAGGTGACGGCCTATCGCCGCCGCAGGCCGGACGAAGCCGAAAAGCGCATCAGCGTCGATCTTTCCTGA
- a CDS encoding hydantoinase B/oxoprolinase family protein: MNATASVAVDPITVEVIGSSFASIAEEMGEALVRASYSTNIKERRDCSTALFDIEGHTLCQAEHIPMHLGSFIGIIPHVLKRHPIAEMKPGDVFIGNDAYEGGGTHLPDIVLAEPVFHDGVMVAWAVNTAHHSDFADRGHAHIYQEGLRIPPIRLYDGGMLMKDVQELILLNCQVPRERLSDLRAQMAANRLGVERVRALCDKYGRSTVLAAGKALQDYAERKMRAGIASIPDGVYRFEDSFDNPEIDEPLKFSVEIAVAGEEMTLAFDSPPQMRTGFNMVYTALLSTVYYAVKTVADPTIPPNAGLARPLTVTATQGTVLNCVHPAAVNGRIASCQRVVDLIHGALAQAVPERVIAACSGAVAAATFMGAQPGSGDLWVYLETIGGGSGARASKDGLDGVHVHMTNTSNLPVEALEVEYPLTLLRYELVDGSGGQGRQRGRHGPAPGLPRRGVLPAQYR; encoded by the coding sequence ATGAACGCGACCGCATCCGTTGCCGTCGATCCGATCACCGTCGAGGTCATTGGCTCCTCCTTCGCCTCGATTGCCGAGGAGATGGGCGAGGCGCTCGTCAGGGCGAGCTATTCCACCAACATCAAGGAGCGCCGCGATTGCTCGACCGCGCTCTTCGACATCGAGGGCCATACGCTCTGCCAGGCCGAGCATATCCCGATGCATCTCGGCTCCTTCATCGGCATCATCCCGCATGTCCTGAAACGCCATCCCATCGCCGAGATGAAGCCCGGCGACGTCTTCATCGGCAACGACGCTTATGAGGGCGGCGGCACGCATCTGCCTGACATCGTGCTGGCCGAGCCCGTCTTCCATGACGGCGTCATGGTCGCTTGGGCCGTCAATACGGCCCATCATTCCGATTTCGCCGACCGCGGCCACGCCCATATCTATCAGGAGGGCCTGCGCATTCCGCCGATCCGGCTCTATGATGGCGGGATGCTGATGAAGGACGTGCAGGAACTCATCCTGCTCAACTGCCAGGTCCCGCGCGAGCGTCTTTCGGATCTGCGCGCCCAGATGGCGGCGAACCGGCTCGGCGTCGAGCGCGTTCGCGCACTCTGCGACAAATACGGCCGCTCGACCGTGCTCGCCGCCGGCAAGGCGCTGCAGGACTATGCCGAGCGCAAGATGCGCGCCGGCATCGCCTCGATTCCCGACGGCGTCTATCGCTTCGAGGATTCCTTCGACAATCCGGAGATCGACGAGCCGCTGAAATTCTCGGTCGAGATCGCCGTCGCCGGCGAGGAGATGACGCTCGCCTTCGACTCGCCGCCGCAGATGCGCACCGGCTTCAACATGGTCTACACCGCGCTGCTTTCGACGGTCTATTACGCCGTCAAGACGGTCGCCGACCCGACGATCCCGCCCAATGCCGGCCTCGCACGGCCGCTCACCGTCACCGCGACGCAAGGGACGGTGCTCAACTGCGTCCATCCGGCAGCGGTGAACGGACGCATCGCGTCCTGCCAGCGTGTCGTCGACCTCATCCATGGCGCACTTGCCCAGGCGGTCCCCGAGCGCGTCATCGCGGCCTGTTCAGGCGCGGTAGCAGCGGCGACCTTCATGGGCGCGCAGCCCGGCAGCGGCGATCTCTGGGTCTACCTCGAGACGATCGGCGGCGGTTCCGGTGCGCGCGCCAGCAAGGATGGCCTCGACGGCGTCCATGTCCATATGACCAACACCTCGAATCTGCCGGTCGAGGCGCTTGAGGTCGAGTATCCGCTCACGCTGCTGCGCTATGAACTCGTCGACGGCTCGGGCGGGCAGGGCCGCCAGCGGGGGAGGCATGGGCCTGCGCCGGGTCTACCGCGCCGAGGCGTCTTGCCGGCTCAATATCGATAA
- a CDS encoding PfkB family carbohydrate kinase has product MTLRLLGLGDNTVDTYVDRGLQFPGGNAVNVAVLAHRLGAETGYLGCLGSDEGGMLIVDALRQEGVDTSRCRMLAGDNARAFIGHDGNDRRFLRSQHGVRGQWGQFWPEDLAYVAAFDLVHSSVYGELDANLATLRRAVRRLSYDFSERWTDANLAATLPSLDIAFLSFPSGSDAECRDLARCCADAGPGLVVVTRGERGSLAMADGVFHHSGINQTQIVDTLGAGDGFIAAFLLAVQEKKSIPEALAAGAAHAAAVCAYQGGFGHGVPWSAAAKTAFG; this is encoded by the coding sequence ATGACCCTCAGGCTGCTCGGGCTTGGCGACAACACGGTCGACACCTATGTCGATCGCGGCCTGCAATTTCCCGGCGGCAATGCGGTCAATGTCGCGGTCCTGGCCCACAGGCTCGGTGCCGAGACAGGCTATCTCGGCTGTCTCGGCTCGGACGAGGGCGGGATGCTGATCGTCGATGCCCTGCGCCAGGAGGGCGTGGATACCAGCCGTTGCCGCATGCTTGCCGGCGACAATGCCCGCGCCTTCATCGGCCATGATGGCAATGACCGCCGCTTCCTGCGCTCGCAGCACGGGGTGCGTGGGCAATGGGGCCAGTTCTGGCCCGAGGATCTTGCCTATGTCGCTGCCTTCGATCTGGTGCATTCGAGCGTCTACGGCGAACTCGATGCCAATCTTGCGACGCTCCGTCGTGCCGTACGTCGGTTGTCCTACGATTTCTCCGAGCGCTGGACGGACGCCAATCTGGCGGCGACGCTGCCCTCGCTCGACATCGCCTTCCTGTCCTTCCCCTCCGGTTCCGACGCTGAATGCCGCGACCTCGCTCGCTGCTGTGCCGATGCCGGGCCGGGCCTCGTGGTGGTGACGCGCGGCGAGCGTGGCTCGTTGGCGATGGCAGATGGGGTATTCCACCATAGCGGGATCAACCAGACTCAAATCGTCGATACGCTGGGCGCCGGCGACGGCTTCATCGCCGCGTTTCTTCTGGCCGTGCAGGAGAAGAAAAGCATTCCGGAGGCACTGGCCGCCGGTGCGGCCCATGCGGCGGCGGTCTGTGCCTATCAGGGCGGCTTTGGCCATGGCGTGCCATGGTCAGCCGCCGCAAAGACGGCGTTCGGTTGA
- a CDS encoding hydantoinase/oxoprolinase family protein: MADRDRFGGTFTDVCLFDDATGAVAVWKVPSTPDDPSRAIALGTQEGTERVGARPSEVVYFGHGTTVGTNALIQHRGVRTGLITTDGFRDLIEIGRQKRPDLYDLQADKAPPLVTRDLRFGVAERVRHDGSVETPLDEDGVRQAARALKAAGVKAVAIGFLYGFVRPEHEDIARRIVAEEFPEAFICTSHEVAPEFREYERISTAVVNAYLGPVMQGYIQRLAGRLKELGVTVTPHLTQSNGGVIGFDMAARLPVRTVLSGPSTGVVAAQAIGAMTGIANLITFDMGGTSSDVALLRNGEAKLASEANVHGYPIKAPMLDIHTVGAGGGSIAAIDSGGLLKVGPRSAGADPGPVCYGRGSTEPAVTDANVVLQTLNPTHLLGGRMPIDQSLSRQAIGRIADRLGLDLMATAQGIIAVVTANMAKAIRVISVQRGHDPRDYALVAFGGAGPLHAARLARELEMKRIIVPRNPGIGCALGLLLTDLRANFATTRLATLDDGLVGDMAEIFAGLEAQAEHWFAEEKVAPADRKVRRTADLRYHGQNYELAIDVPEGAITTETIAALAEGFAEAHKRLYGFIAEGEAVQLVTYRVEAIGFVPKAEFRPQPDAGPDASAAIIGQREVWFPEAGGFVDCPIYDRDALQSGNLIEGPAIIEQMDATTVLLPGMTARVEPYLNLILETP, translated from the coding sequence GTGGCGGATCGGGATCGATTCGGGGGGACCTTCACCGATGTCTGCCTCTTCGACGACGCGACCGGAGCGGTCGCGGTCTGGAAAGTCCCATCGACGCCGGATGACCCGTCCCGCGCCATCGCGCTCGGCACGCAGGAAGGCACCGAGCGCGTTGGCGCCAGGCCGAGCGAGGTCGTCTATTTCGGCCATGGCACGACGGTCGGCACCAACGCCCTGATCCAGCATCGCGGTGTCAGGACCGGTCTCATCACCACCGACGGCTTCCGCGATCTGATCGAAATCGGCCGCCAGAAGCGCCCCGATCTCTACGACCTTCAGGCCGACAAGGCCCCGCCGCTCGTCACCCGCGACCTGCGCTTCGGCGTCGCCGAGCGCGTCCGCCATGACGGCTCGGTCGAAACCCCGCTCGACGAGGATGGCGTGCGCCAGGCGGCGCGCGCGCTGAAGGCGGCTGGCGTCAAGGCGGTCGCGATCGGCTTTCTCTACGGCTTCGTCCGCCCCGAGCATGAGGACATTGCACGGCGCATCGTCGCCGAGGAGTTTCCCGAGGCCTTCATCTGTACCTCGCATGAGGTCGCGCCGGAATTCCGCGAATATGAGCGCATCTCGACGGCGGTGGTGAACGCCTATCTCGGCCCCGTCATGCAAGGCTATATTCAGCGCCTCGCCGGGCGGCTGAAGGAACTCGGCGTCACCGTGACGCCGCATCTGACGCAATCGAATGGTGGCGTCATCGGCTTCGACATGGCTGCGCGCCTGCCGGTGCGAACCGTGCTGTCGGGGCCTTCGACCGGCGTCGTTGCGGCGCAGGCGATCGGCGCCATGACCGGCATCGCGAACCTGATCACCTTCGACATGGGCGGCACCTCTTCGGATGTCGCGCTGCTGCGTAACGGCGAAGCCAAGCTCGCCAGCGAAGCCAATGTCCACGGCTACCCGATCAAGGCACCGATGCTCGACATCCACACGGTCGGTGCCGGTGGTGGCTCGATCGCGGCGATCGATTCGGGCGGCCTGCTCAAGGTCGGACCGCGCAGCGCCGGCGCCGATCCAGGCCCGGTCTGCTACGGCCGCGGCAGTACCGAACCGGCCGTCACCGATGCCAATGTCGTGCTGCAGACCCTGAACCCGACGCATCTGCTCGGCGGACGCATGCCGATCGACCAGTCGCTCTCACGGCAGGCGATCGGCCGCATCGCAGACAGGCTCGGCCTCGACCTGATGGCGACGGCGCAGGGCATCATCGCGGTCGTCACCGCCAACATGGCCAAGGCCATTCGCGTCATCAGCGTCCAGCGCGGCCATGATCCACGGGATTATGCGCTTGTTGCCTTCGGCGGGGCGGGGCCGCTTCATGCCGCCCGTCTCGCGCGCGAACTGGAGATGAAGCGTATCATCGTGCCGCGCAATCCCGGCATCGGCTGTGCGCTCGGACTGCTGCTTACCGACCTGCGCGCCAATTTCGCGACCACGCGCCTGGCGACGCTTGATGACGGGCTCGTCGGCGACATGGCCGAGATATTCGCAGGTCTCGAAGCGCAGGCCGAGCACTGGTTCGCGGAGGAGAAGGTTGCCCCCGCCGATCGCAAGGTCAGGCGCACCGCCGATCTGCGCTATCATGGCCAGAACTACGAACTCGCCATCGACGTGCCGGAAGGGGCGATCACGACCGAGACGATCGCTGCTCTCGCTGAAGGCTTCGCCGAGGCGCACAAGCGGCTCTACGGCTTCATTGCCGAGGGCGAGGCGGTGCAACTCGTCACCTACCGCGTCGAGGCGATCGGTTTCGTGCCGAAGGCCGAGTTTCGGCCGCAACCCGATGCCGGTCCGGATGCCTCTGCCGCCATCATAGGCCAGCGCGAGGTCTGGTTCCCCGAGGCGGGAGGCTTTGTCGATTGCCCCATCTATGACCGCGACGCGCTGCAATCGGGCAACCTGATCGAAGGGCCGGCGATCATCGAGCAGATGGACGCGACCACGGTGCTGCTGCCCGGCATGACCGCCCGCGTCGAGCCCTATCTCAACCTGATCCTGGAGACGCCGTGA
- a CDS encoding SIS domain-containing protein yields the protein MSIAFDRARVQEGLAQTRAAVPRAFALGRHLAPDIDRIYLVACGSANRAMAGIKYWLEHYSPGIEVRRYFPAEFMAVDPPRLDGRTLVLLASKSGTTPETVAAAGFLKDKPCKVVAFSQHADKPLSQSVPERFIVGDTSESFVAMFMLMQALVGGVMAEKEGWPLGDKLVSSLDALPGAICDAAEQNEERATADARLYAEDRNFYHVASGPGFTTAYVFGVCILMEMLWLHSYPIEAAEFFHGPFEIIDRSTPLILITGEDPSRPLMERVSAFCDTHAERVMKYDSRDFAMKGIAPEIRPIVAPYILQSALKRMAAHLSVLHNQPLSTRRYMWKVAY from the coding sequence ATGTCCATCGCCTTCGATCGCGCCCGCGTGCAAGAGGGGCTCGCGCAGACCCGCGCCGCCGTGCCACGGGCCTTTGCGCTCGGCCGCCACCTCGCTCCCGATATCGACCGAATCTATCTCGTTGCCTGTGGCTCGGCCAATCGCGCCATGGCCGGCATCAAATACTGGCTCGAGCATTATTCCCCTGGCATCGAGGTGCGCCGCTATTTCCCGGCGGAGTTCATGGCGGTCGATCCGCCGCGGCTCGACGGCCGCACTCTGGTCCTGCTCGCCTCCAAATCCGGCACGACGCCGGAGACAGTCGCCGCCGCGGGGTTCCTGAAGGACAAGCCCTGCAAGGTCGTGGCCTTCAGCCAACACGCCGACAAGCCGTTGAGCCAATCCGTTCCCGAACGCTTCATCGTCGGCGACACCAGCGAATCCTTCGTGGCCATGTTCATGCTGATGCAGGCGCTGGTCGGCGGGGTCATGGCGGAAAAGGAAGGCTGGCCGCTCGGCGACAAACTCGTTTCGTCGCTCGATGCGCTGCCCGGCGCGATCTGCGATGCTGCTGAGCAGAACGAGGAGCGCGCCACAGCCGACGCGCGTCTCTATGCCGAGGACCGCAATTTCTATCATGTCGCCTCGGGGCCGGGCTTTACCACGGCATATGTCTTCGGGGTCTGCATCCTGATGGAGATGCTCTGGCTGCACAGCTACCCGATCGAGGCGGCGGAGTTCTTCCACGGTCCCTTCGAGATCATCGACCGCAGCACGCCGCTCATCCTGATCACCGGGGAAGACCCGAGCCGCCCGCTGATGGAGCGCGTCTCGGCGTTCTGCGACACCCATGCTGAGCGCGTGATGAAATATGACTCGCGCGATTTCGCGATGAAGGGCATCGCGCCGGAGATTCGCCCGATCGTCGCTCCCTACATCCTCCAATCGGCGCTGAAGCGCATGGCGGCGCATTTGTCAGTGCTCCACAATCAGCCGCTCTCGACCCGCCGCTACATGTGGAAGGTTGCGTACTGA
- a CDS encoding ABC transporter substrate-binding protein — translation MTMISRRALLAAGASFPLVTASAFSQIPARKVLRFGLSSFPPSLQPWVHTGTAALTVKLLIFRGLTGFDEKGEVRPELAESWTQDGPTGWIFKLRQASFHNGKPVTADDVKWTLEQIAAPNSTAFLRAEFGGIETIETPDPRTVRIVMKQPTVTLPIWLASPHAPIIAKDSLEGRGLGVGAGPFVVKDQERGVSIEVAAFDKYYKPGLPRLAGIKLTAYADENLRVAALQAGDIDLIEYVPWQHMAAIEKDPRLKLDAANGPFMGLNFNGTSGPFKDSRLRQAVGFAIRREDIVQAAFFGRGTPLQGIPIPDTSPYYDAGRAKFWSYDPDRARKLMAEAGVPKGFSCTLLSTAQYGMHKSTAEVVQAHLGEIGIDVKLNLPDWASRVDLGGKGRYEFCVQGTTADNNDPDGLAPLLDGELPPNISRSFGLPTPELHALFAKGRAEFDIAKRKAIYAELEKLALEQAPLVGLAWRSQGYGMVKGVTGFKALPGGTNFSRPIRWKRPRWLEPCCALPESSSVIPDAAKRSSGIPS, via the coding sequence ATGACGATGATTTCGCGCCGTGCCCTTCTTGCCGCCGGAGCCAGCTTTCCCCTGGTTACGGCCTCCGCCTTCTCCCAGATACCAGCAAGGAAGGTCCTGCGCTTCGGTCTGTCGAGCTTTCCGCCGAGCCTGCAACCATGGGTCCATACGGGCACCGCCGCGCTGACCGTGAAGCTCCTGATCTTCCGCGGCCTGACCGGCTTCGACGAAAAGGGCGAGGTCCGGCCCGAGCTCGCGGAATCCTGGACGCAGGACGGGCCGACCGGATGGATCTTCAAGCTGCGGCAGGCGAGCTTCCATAACGGCAAGCCCGTGACGGCCGACGACGTGAAATGGACGCTGGAGCAGATCGCCGCGCCGAATTCCACCGCCTTCCTCAGGGCCGAGTTCGGCGGCATCGAGACGATCGAGACGCCCGATCCCCGCACCGTCCGTATCGTCATGAAGCAGCCGACAGTGACGCTGCCGATCTGGCTCGCCAGCCCGCACGCGCCGATCATCGCCAAGGACTCGCTCGAGGGGCGTGGCCTCGGCGTCGGCGCGGGCCCGTTCGTCGTCAAGGACCAGGAGCGCGGCGTCTCGATCGAGGTCGCGGCCTTCGACAAATACTACAAGCCAGGCCTGCCCAGACTCGCCGGCATCAAGCTCACGGCCTATGCCGATGAGAACCTGCGCGTCGCCGCGCTCCAGGCCGGCGATATCGATCTGATCGAATACGTGCCTTGGCAGCACATGGCGGCGATCGAGAAGGACCCGCGCCTCAAGCTCGATGCCGCCAACGGCCCCTTCATGGGGCTGAACTTCAACGGCACCAGCGGGCCGTTCAAGGATTCGCGCCTGCGCCAGGCGGTCGGTTTCGCCATCCGGCGCGAGGATATCGTCCAAGCTGCCTTCTTCGGGCGCGGCACGCCGCTCCAGGGCATCCCGATCCCCGATACCAGCCCCTATTACGATGCCGGGCGGGCGAAATTCTGGAGCTATGATCCCGACAGGGCCAGGAAGCTGATGGCGGAAGCCGGCGTCCCGAAGGGCTTCTCCTGCACGCTGCTCTCGACGGCGCAATACGGCATGCACAAATCGACGGCCGAGGTGGTGCAGGCCCATCTCGGCGAGATCGGCATCGACGTGAAACTCAACCTGCCGGACTGGGCCTCGCGCGTCGATCTCGGCGGCAAGGGGCGCTACGAATTTTGCGTCCAGGGCACGACGGCCGACAACAACGATCCGGACGGGCTCGCACCGCTGCTCGACGGCGAGTTACCGCCGAACATCTCGCGCAGCTTTGGTCTGCCGACGCCGGAGCTCCACGCTCTCTTCGCCAAGGGACGCGCCGAGTTCGACATCGCCAAGCGCAAGGCCATCTATGCCGAGCTCGAGAAGCTCGCGCTGGAGCAGGCGCCGCTCGTCGGTCTCGCCTGGCGCTCCCAGGGCTATGGCATGGTCAAGGGCGTGACCGGCTTCAAGGCTCTGCCGGGCGGCACGAATTTTTCTCGGCCTATTCGCTGGAAGAGACCTCGCTGGCTTGAGCCATGCTGCGCTTTGCCAGAATCAAGCAGCGTCATCCCGGACGCAGCGAAGCGAAGCTCCGGGATCCCATCGTAA
- a CDS encoding NAD(P)/FAD-dependent oxidoreductase, translated as MMGITIETIDADASLPKSSDVVVIGGGIIGIMTALFLAKDGISVTVCEKGEVGHEQSGRNWGWVRIMGRDPGEIPLGLESMRLWSEMDKLVGGDTGFTRSGIVYVADTPAALAQHEAWLDHARQYQLDSRLLSSREIESVLPGCGRTFAGALFTPSDARAEPQKAVPAMARALRRHGGTVLTRCAVRGIETRAGRVSAVVTERGTIACSQIVLAGGAWSRLFLGNLGIDFPQLKVLGSVLRTEPLDGPPAHAVGGSDFAFRKRQDGGYTIAHRGASTAEIVPDSFRLFGDFLPSLVKQRHELRLHLGARFLEEARTPRRWGLDEVTPFERMRVLDPAPVSAILREGQANLIKAFPAFAGLKIAQAWGGFVDAMPDAVPVIGEVPRLPGFFIASGFSGHGFGIGPGAGRLIADLVRGATPLIDARPFRLERFARLERTTRAA; from the coding sequence GTGATGGGCATCACGATCGAGACGATCGACGCTGACGCGAGCTTGCCGAAGAGCAGCGACGTCGTCGTCATCGGCGGCGGCATCATCGGCATCATGACCGCGCTCTTCCTAGCGAAAGACGGAATTTCGGTCACGGTCTGCGAGAAGGGCGAGGTTGGCCACGAGCAGTCGGGCCGCAACTGGGGCTGGGTCCGGATCATGGGACGCGATCCCGGCGAGATTCCGCTCGGGCTGGAAAGCATGCGGCTCTGGTCCGAGATGGACAAGCTGGTCGGGGGCGATACCGGCTTCACCCGCTCCGGTATCGTCTATGTCGCGGATACGCCCGCCGCGCTCGCCCAGCACGAGGCCTGGCTCGACCATGCCAGGCAATACCAGCTCGACTCCCGGCTGTTGAGCTCGCGCGAGATCGAGAGCGTGCTGCCCGGCTGCGGGCGCACCTTCGCTGGCGCCTTGTTTACACCGAGCGATGCGCGGGCCGAACCGCAGAAGGCCGTGCCGGCGATGGCGCGCGCGCTGCGCCGGCATGGCGGCACCGTGCTGACACGCTGTGCCGTGCGCGGCATCGAGACCAGAGCCGGCCGGGTCAGCGCCGTGGTGACGGAGCGCGGCACGATCGCCTGCTCGCAGATCGTGCTGGCAGGCGGCGCGTGGTCGCGGCTGTTCCTCGGCAATCTCGGCATCGACTTTCCGCAGCTCAAGGTGCTCGGCTCGGTCCTGCGCACCGAACCGCTCGACGGCCCGCCTGCCCATGCCGTGGGCGGCTCGGACTTCGCCTTTCGCAAGCGTCAGGATGGCGGCTACACCATTGCCCATCGCGGCGCGAGCACCGCCGAGATCGTGCCGGACTCGTTCCGCCTGTTCGGTGATTTCCTGCCTTCGCTGGTGAAGCAGCGGCATGAGCTCAGGTTGCATCTCGGCGCGCGCTTCCTGGAGGAGGCGCGGACGCCGCGGCGCTGGGGCCTCGACGAGGTGACGCCTTTCGAGCGCATGCGCGTGCTCGATCCGGCGCCGGTCAGCGCGATCCTCCGCGAGGGGCAGGCCAATCTGATCAAGGCCTTTCCGGCTTTCGCGGGTCTTAAGATCGCGCAGGCCTGGGGCGGCTTCGTCGATGCGATGCCTGACGCCGTGCCGGTGATCGGCGAAGTGCCGCGCCTGCCCGGCTTCTTCATCGCCAGCGGCTTCTCGGGCCATGGCTTCGGCATCGGCCCGGGTGCCGGGCGGCTCATTGCCGACCTCGTCAGGGGCGCCACGCCCCTGATCGACGCCAGGCCCTTCCGGCTCGAGCGCTTCGCCCGGCTGGAGCGCACGACGCGCGCGGCTTGA
- a CDS encoding hydantoinase B/oxoprolinase family protein, with product MGLRRVYRAEASCRLNIDNSRLKSQPWGIAGGGPGQGGSFVFSEGVEPFVKGDGTLEAGQIVEIITPGAGGYGRASERSPEARARDLAEGRI from the coding sequence ATGGGCCTGCGCCGGGTCTACCGCGCCGAGGCGTCTTGCCGGCTCAATATCGATAATTCGCGGCTGAAGTCACAGCCCTGGGGCATTGCCGGCGGCGGGCCAGGGCAGGGCGGCTCCTTCGTCTTCAGCGAGGGCGTCGAGCCTTTCGTCAAGGGTGATGGCACGCTGGAGGCTGGGCAGATCGTCGAGATCATCACGCCCGGCGCCGGCGGCTATGGCCGGGCCTCCGAACGCAGCCCGGAAGCGCGGGCGCGGGACCTTGCCGAGGGGCGGATTTGA